From the genome of uncultured Methanobacterium sp.:
TTGCATCATATGGTGAAGAAGCAGTTGAAAAAGCCAAAGCATTGAAACCTGATCTTATTTTGATGGATATTATTTTGAAGGGTAGTATGGATGGAATAGCTGCGGCAAAGGCTATTTCAAAACTTGAAATACCTGTTATATACATCACTGCCCTTCCTGATGATGCCACTGTTAACCGGGCTCTCATCAGTGCACCCTATGGCTATTTAATCAAACCATTTGATATTCGTAAATTAAAAATATCCATTGAAGTGGCTCTTTACAAGAAACAAATGGAAAATAAACTTAAACAATCTCAGGAAAATTATTATCAAACTATTTTTGAAAATACCAGTGCTGCCACCATAATTGTGGAAGAAAATATGCTGATTTCTTTGGTCAATATAGAATTTTCTGCCTTAACTGGTTACCCCAAGGAAGAAATTGAGGGTAAAATGAAGTGGACTGAGTTTTTCGCTCAGGAAGACCGTTTGCAAATGGAAGAATACCACAGTCTGCGCAGGATTAATCCAGCTTATGCCCCACGAAACTACGAGGCAAAACTGGTTGCCCTTGATGGTGCTATTCGGTATGTTTATTTAACCGTGGCCATGTTGCCTGGCACCAGAAAGAGCATGGTGTCTATTTTGGACATGACCGAGCTACGAAGATCTAAAAAATCCATTGAAGAATCTCGAGAGAAGTTTAAAAGCATTTTTGAAAATGCAGCCGAGGCTATTATCTTATTTGACTGTCAGGGGATTATTCTGGAGTCCAATGACAAGATCGATGAGATATTTGGTTTTAAGAAGGAAGAAATCATAGGGAAAAACTTCATGAATATTGTTTCCATGATGGGGATGGATTATGAAGAAACTCGAATAGTTTTCAACCATCTTATCTCCGGAAATGAACTAAAACAGATTGAATGGACCATACAAAATAAAAATGGGAAAGAAGTAATTTTCAGGGTTCGACCATCGATTATAAGAGATAAAAATAGTATAAATGGTATTCTATTACTTATGGAAGATATAACTGAACTTAAAAATGTTGAAAATAATCTTAAAACATCTTTAGAAGAAAAAGAGATTTTATTGAGGGAAATTCACCATAGGGTGAAGAACAATTTACAGATCATCTCCAGTCTCCTGAGTTTGCAGCGCATTCAAGTGGAAGATAAACAAACTGCAGATATATTATGGGAGTGCCAGGGAAGAGTCAGAACCATGGCCATGATCCACGAAAACCTGTACCAGTCACAGGATATTGGTTACATAAACTTCAGAAATTATGTGGAAAAGATGTTGTATGATATTTTTAATTCATACCATGTGGATGAGAAGTCCATCAACTTAAACACACAAGTTGAGAGTGTGGAGATGGGCATTGAAACTGCCATGCCCTGTGGTCTTATCATTAATGAACTGGCTACTAACAGCATTAAACATGCTTTTCCCGAGGGGAACGGTAATATAAAAATTGAATTAAAATCAGATGGTGAGGCTCATGTTTTAAGTTTTGCTGATGATGGAATAGGTTTACCTCTAAATACGGATCCTAAAAAATCTAAAAAACTGGGGTTGATGGTTGTTAAAACATTGGTAAATCAATTAAACGGTATGATGGAGATAGATAGGACCAATGGCACAAAATTCATAATTAAATTCAGGGAATTACCCTATAAAATGAGATCGTGATTTCTAATTTTAATTAATTGTATCTTCTTAATTAATTGTATTTTCAGTTGAATTCCATCCATTATACATTGATTCTAGACATTATGAAATTAAATTTCTATTAAGATTTTTAAGGATTTTTTCAGGGGAAGAGGTAGAACGTTTCCAGAGTTTTAGAATATTTTAAGAGTTTTTATGTATTATTTTCAGGATTGGGACTTTCAAGAGTTTTAAGAATATTTAAGAGTTCTAAGAATCAATTTTGAGGTTTAAAGAAATAAAAGAATAAAAAAATGGGAAGAGGTAGCCTTAGTTCAACAGAAGCACGCTGTAGTTCAGGTAGGATGCAATGCTCACCCAGATTATGTATGGTATGAACAGGAGTCCTGCTGGTTTGGATAGAACGTAGAATGCGATCATGTTGGCCAATATGGCTATCCAGAGTAAGCAGATCAGTATGAACCCGCCTAATATGGAGTGCAATCCGAAAAATACCAATGACCATAGAACGTTTAGTAACAGTTGCACTGCGAATATTCCAATTGTGAACCTCACATCACGCCTTTCTAAACCCTGTCTCCACACCAGGAAAAGAGCTATACCAATAAGAATATAAATAGTGGTCCATATGGGTCCGAACCAATCATTGGGTGGAGTCCAGCTGGGTTTAGCCAGGGCAGCATACCATGTGGTTATCTGTGGAAGAGTGGCTAGGGTTCCCACTGCACCAGAAATGAAAACTATGAATACTGAAGCAATTAACTTCGGAATCTCATTTATCTTAAAACCTTCCATAACTTATCAAACCTCCATTTTATATTTAAAGAGTTTTTACACGGTATTTAATTATAACTTATCAGGTGGGATGTAAACTTTAGGAATATCCTGAATTTATTTCCTACAATTTACAATCTAAGAATTTATCTCCTAAGAATTTATCTCCTACGATTCACAATCCAAGAATTTACCAATCCTACAAATTTCGAATCTCATGAATAAAATCTCATGAATAATATTTGAACTTTTAAGTTTAATCATGAACTTTTAAGTGCCACAATTTCCTGAACATTAACTAATTTCCATACTATTGATTTTTCTTCTTCTAAGATGGATTCCAATGGGTCATCAGGGGAGTGTCCCAGGGCAGCCAGTATATTGGGGGAGAGCTTATTCTTCTTGATCATTTCTATGAACATCTGCCTAACTTTCAGTTTTTCACTTGGTTTATCCACTTCATTTAGCTGACCTCTCAGTGTCACAAAACGATAGTTGGACATATCACTACTGTAATTTTCGATCTCCACTGCAACCTTAGGGTCAGTCTTGGCAAGTTCCATCTTTTTACCATACTTGGTACTGAGGAAGTAGATAAATTTCCCATTAAAAACATACAAAAATGGGGCAATATAGGGATAATCTCCCTTAAAGGCAATTCTGCTCATGTACTGGTCGGCGATAAACGCATCATATTCTTTTCTCTTCATTGCAGGGATTTTCAGAATGTCCAAAAAGCATCACCTCTATTTTATTGCCATAATTTTAACCGGTATTTAATGTATCATGTAATTTCATTTTAGTCTTAACAATGTTTTAGTCTTAACAATGGTATATTTATTTGCATAATGCTTTAAAACCTGAATTAATGGTTGTTATTCTTCATACGTGTGTTAATTTTATAGGCGTATCACTTTTTAATCTATATCTATGTTTTTGGTCTAAATCTTTCCATAATTTATTTTAGCACTCTTGTTCTCATCCATTCACAACCGGGAAACCTGCTTTTTTCCAGGCCGTCATACTGCCCAGAACAGTACTCAGCTTGGTGTAACCATTTTTCTTCAAATAACTGCAGGCAGTGGTGGATTTATAACCAGAATCACAGTAAACAACCACTGGATGGTCATGAGGCACTTCTTCAATCCTTTCAGGTAGGTCGCCCACGTAAATGTGGTGAGATCCTTTAATGAAATCCTTTCTGCGGTCATCTATTTTACGCACGTCCAGTAAGAAAAAATCCTCTTCTGAAGTTTCTTTTAACTCTCCTACCTTTCCTTCTAATCCTTCCAAATTTTCTTTTGATTTTTCCAGTTTTTGTTTCAACTGCTGCACACTCCACAGATTTATGGTCTCAATGTGCTCTGCGTGAAGGTACCAGCTGGGAAAACCACCCTCCAGGTAGCCGTAAATATTATCAAAACCCAGTCTGAAGAGGGCCTGACGGACTTCATCCAGACCCTGGTCTTGGTCATCAACCACAATGATAGGGTCCTCGTAGTTCAAAAACCAGCCTGCAAAGGCAGGAACCCCCTCTCTCCAGATGTTCAAACTACCGGGTATATGAGCTCCAGCAAAACTGGTTGGTTTGCGGACATCAAGAATAAACACCCCACTGTTTTTCATTTCTTTCAGAATTTTAGGAGGAATCGGTTTGAAATAAGGAATTTTACCAGTTATTGGGGGCCCATTCTGGTTGTAGAATTCCATCTTCTTAAAGTAGGGTGGGGTGTAAAGCTCTTCAGCTACCTTCATCTTGATGAATTCTTCATTACTGGTGCACTGTAGTTGCGTGTTGGTATTCCTCTCATAACCAATGGTGGTGTAGTCCTGCTCCCTTATATCCGCCCCGCACACTGAACCCGCCCCATGGGCAGGGCAGAGGATCACCTGATCACCCAGGGGCAGGATCCCATTAAAGATACTGTCGTATAGTAATCCTGCCATTTCATGACTTTTATCAGGTCCATAGAGATCAATACGTCCAGTTTCCCCTGCAAAGATCACGTCTCCTGTGAAAACCATTTGAGCATCTTCAGAGACACTCCGATCTCTTAAAACCAGAGAAATGCTTTCTGTGGTGTGTCCTGGTGTTTCCATAACCTCCAGTTCAACACTTCCCCACTGGAATTTGTCCCGGTCACTTACCGGAGTTCCGTAGACAAAATCCAGACTTTTACCATGGAATATCTCTGCTCCGGTGGCACAAGCCAGCTCTAATGAACCAATGACGTAGTCCTCATTACGATGGGTTTCAAAGATGTGGGTTATATCCAGTCCAGAGGATTCTGCCAGACGCAGATAAACATTCACATCCCGGCGAGGATCAACCACAACTGCCCGACCACTGACTCCAATAAAATAAGAATGATGGGCTATTCCCTTTGATTTAATCAGTTTAACCATCAATATAGTTTCCCCCACAATTCTATTACAATTCCTATAACTATGAAATTACAGTGATGTTAATTATGAATCTTCTGAAATTAATAATGGCTTTGTAGAAACCCTTATTTTTTTTATTTGAAATTGAGGTTTTTTGTAGATTTTTTTGTAATAAAAAAAATTTGTTAGTTTTAGGTTTTGTTTTTCCTGTTTTCACTTGAAATTATAGCTACATATTTTTAAAACAGGTTGCTAAAGTATTTATAATGAGAAAGGGGAATAATATTATTATGATTAGCGAAATCTATTATTCCCCTGTTTATAGTGGAGTTTCAAAGCAATTAAATCTTTTGGATTTTAATTTTAAAAATTCTAAAATTCAATGTTTAAAAAGTGTTTTAAACAAGAATAGTGAATTAAAAGAAAATAAACTGGTGAAATTCATCGAAAGAACGTATTATTATGTTAAAATAGCGATAAATAAGTATTCTAATGCTTTTTCAAATCATTTATATTCACAACATGCTTTATTCACGATATTGGCAATGAAAATTTACACAAAATCAACATATCGTGAAATAATTGATTTTATTGATGTTTCAGACGTAATTAAGAGATATTTGAGAATAAAAAAGGTTCCACACTTTACAACGATCCAAAAATTTTTTAAAAGACTACCTTCAAAACAAATTAGAGAAATTAACCATTTAATATTATCATTAAACGATATTAAAGCAGATATAATAGCATTAGACGGCTCTGGTTTTACGAATGATTATGCAGACAAGTATTATGCAAAAATACGGCAAAAAGAAAGAAAAAGCTACATAAAAAACCATTTAACAATAGACGTAAAAACACGCCTTATTTTATATTATCAAACATCACGTGGACCAAAATACGACACACAATTTGCAAAACCCGCATTAAGACAAATCAAAAAGTATAAACCAGATTACATAGTAGCAGACAAAGCATATGACACAGAACCAATAAGAAAATGCATAAATGAAGAACTCAAAGCATTTGACCAAATACCACTCAAAAACAGAGCAAAAAAAGGACAATACAGACTAAAAAGCCCAACAATATTCCGAAACAAAATATACGCAAAAAGAAACAATATAGAAAGCATATTTTCAACAATAAAAAGAAAATTCAACGGCACAAACCATAGCAGAAGCACAAAACTATCAAACAAAGAAACCAAACTCAAAAACACAATATACAACATCTACAGAACAACACAAATCAACTAAAAAAAGGGTTTCTACAAAACCTTAATAATTATAAACAAAAAGATAAAAGTAAAATTTTTATGTTAAAAGTTGTAAAAACACTTTGATGATAGATAAATGGAGAAATATCGAGCCTCAAAAAGCTTTTCTTTTCCTGGGAATAATTTTTGGAGTGTTTTTTTTATTACTGGTTCCTCCGTTTCAGATTAATGATGAACCAGCCCATTATTATAAGGCCTATGTGGTTAGTCAGGGGCAGCTAATACCTGAAAAAACTGGGGGTGTAGCAGGCTTTTATGTGCCGGAAAGTTTAGACAAAACAGTTGCAACCTATTATCCAATGGTAAACAAGTATGAGGTTAAACAGAACAGTTCATCCTATGCTTCAACCTTAAATCTACCGCTTAACCCGAATAACAGGGTTTACGTTGAAAAA
Proteins encoded in this window:
- a CDS encoding MBL fold metallo-hydrolase encodes the protein MVKLIKSKGIAHHSYFIGVSGRAVVVDPRRDVNVYLRLAESSGLDITHIFETHRNEDYVIGSLELACATGAEIFHGKSLDFVYGTPVSDRDKFQWGSVELEVMETPGHTTESISLVLRDRSVSEDAQMVFTGDVIFAGETGRIDLYGPDKSHEMAGLLYDSIFNGILPLGDQVILCPAHGAGSVCGADIREQDYTTIGYERNTNTQLQCTSNEEFIKMKVAEELYTPPYFKKMEFYNQNGPPITGKIPYFKPIPPKILKEMKNSGVFILDVRKPTSFAGAHIPGSLNIWREGVPAFAGWFLNYEDPIIVVDDQDQGLDEVRQALFRLGFDNIYGYLEGGFPSWYLHAEHIETINLWSVQQLKQKLEKSKENLEGLEGKVGELKETSEEDFFLLDVRKIDDRRKDFIKGSHHIYVGDLPERIEEVPHDHPVVVYCDSGYKSTTACSYLKKNGYTKLSTVLGSMTAWKKAGFPVVNG
- a CDS encoding PAS domain S-box protein, which produces MANILLVEDEMVEAMNLKRSLQSMDYDVVALASYGEEAVEKAKALKPDLILMDIILKGSMDGIAAAKAISKLEIPVIYITALPDDATVNRALISAPYGYLIKPFDIRKLKISIEVALYKKQMENKLKQSQENYYQTIFENTSAATIIVEENMLISLVNIEFSALTGYPKEEIEGKMKWTEFFAQEDRLQMEEYHSLRRINPAYAPRNYEAKLVALDGAIRYVYLTVAMLPGTRKSMVSILDMTELRRSKKSIEESREKFKSIFENAAEAIILFDCQGIILESNDKIDEIFGFKKEEIIGKNFMNIVSMMGMDYEETRIVFNHLISGNELKQIEWTIQNKNGKEVIFRVRPSIIRDKNSINGILLLMEDITELKNVENNLKTSLEEKEILLREIHHRVKNNLQIISSLLSLQRIQVEDKQTADILWECQGRVRTMAMIHENLYQSQDIGYINFRNYVEKMLYDIFNSYHVDEKSINLNTQVESVEMGIETAMPCGLIINELATNSIKHAFPEGNGNIKIELKSDGEAHVLSFADDGIGLPLNTDPKKSKKLGLMVVKTLVNQLNGMMEIDRTNGTKFIIKFRELPYKMRS
- a CDS encoding TspO/MBR family protein; amino-acid sequence: MEGFKINEIPKLIASVFIVFISGAVGTLATLPQITTWYAALAKPSWTPPNDWFGPIWTTIYILIGIALFLVWRQGLERRDVRFTIGIFAVQLLLNVLWSLVFFGLHSILGGFILICLLWIAILANMIAFYVLSKPAGLLFIPYIIWVSIASYLNYSVLLLN
- a CDS encoding transposase, giving the protein MISEIYYSPVYSGVSKQLNLLDFNFKNSKIQCLKSVLNKNSELKENKLVKFIERTYYYVKIAINKYSNAFSNHLYSQHALFTILAMKIYTKSTYREIIDFIDVSDVIKRYLRIKKVPHFTTIQKFFKRLPSKQIREINHLILSLNDIKADIIALDGSGFTNDYADKYYAKIRQKERKSYIKNHLTIDVKTRLILYYQTSRGPKYDTQFAKPALRQIKKYKPDYIVADKAYDTEPIRKCINEELKAFDQIPLKNRAKKGQYRLKSPTIFRNKIYAKRNNIESIFSTIKRKFNGTNHSRSTKLSNKETKLKNTIYNIYRTTQIN
- a CDS encoding pyridoxamine 5'-phosphate oxidase family protein — protein: MDILKIPAMKRKEYDAFIADQYMSRIAFKGDYPYIAPFLYVFNGKFIYFLSTKYGKKMELAKTDPKVAVEIENYSSDMSNYRFVTLRGQLNEVDKPSEKLKVRQMFIEMIKKNKLSPNILAALGHSPDDPLESILEEEKSIVWKLVNVQEIVALKSS